In Cytobacillus oceanisediminis, the following proteins share a genomic window:
- a CDS encoding sugar phosphate nucleotidyltransferase: protein MKKRMLGVIDATTYHEDLEELTVHRSLAAVPFAGRYRLIDFVLSNMVNSDIESVAIFPKYQYRSLMDHLGSGKNWDLNRKRDGLFFFPSPLLDSPSKGIGSFNHFAANLDYFYRSKQEYALISNCFTVFNMDFRPVLDRHIMTGCDITVVRQDGRSLEMYLVKTSLLISLIENRNETGYTCMSDVVTDIHHSYTICNYEYAGLAVMIDSIENYFAASMGLLESEAWKNIFLRSQPIYTKVKDEPPTRYMKGASAKNSMIANGCMIEGTVENSIISRGVKIGKGSVVKNCIIMQKTQIGENCVLDSVILDKDVKVESGARIEGRHEMPLVIRKGTVQGALMNS from the coding sequence ATGAAGAAGAGAATGCTTGGTGTGATAGACGCAACAACCTACCATGAAGATTTAGAGGAATTGACAGTACACAGGTCGCTCGCAGCTGTTCCGTTTGCAGGCCGCTATAGGCTAATCGATTTTGTTCTCTCCAATATGGTCAACTCGGATATTGAAAGTGTTGCCATATTTCCGAAGTATCAATACCGCTCTTTAATGGATCATCTTGGTTCGGGGAAAAACTGGGACCTAAACAGAAAAAGGGATGGGCTATTCTTTTTCCCATCTCCTTTGCTGGATAGTCCAAGTAAAGGAATTGGATCTTTCAATCACTTTGCTGCTAATTTGGATTATTTTTATCGCAGCAAACAGGAGTATGCATTGATCTCAAACTGTTTTACCGTTTTTAATATGGATTTCAGGCCTGTTCTGGATAGACATATTATGACGGGGTGTGATATTACAGTTGTTCGGCAGGATGGGCGCTCCCTTGAAATGTACCTTGTAAAAACTTCGCTGCTCATTAGCTTAATAGAAAATAGAAACGAAACTGGATACACATGCATGAGTGATGTCGTTACAGACATCCATCATTCCTACACGATATGCAATTATGAATATGCCGGTTTGGCCGTCATGATTGATTCCATTGAAAATTACTTTGCTGCCAGCATGGGCCTATTGGAATCGGAGGCATGGAAAAATATTTTTCTGCGCAGCCAGCCGATTTATACAAAAGTAAAGGATGAACCGCCAACCCGTTATATGAAAGGTGCGAGTGCAAAGAATTCAATGATTGCGAATGGATGCATGATTGAAGGGACAGTCGAGAACAGCATTATCTCCCGCGGGGTAAAAATTGGCAAAGGCTCAGTCGTGAAAAACTGCATAATTATGCAAAAAACCCAAATTGGAGAAAACTGTGTTTTAGACTCCGTTATTTTAGATAAAGATGTTAAGGTAGAATCCGGTGCCAGGATTGAGGGAAGACATGAAATGCCTCTGGTTATTCGCAAAGGTACCGTACAAGGAGCGCTGATGAACTCGTGA
- the glgA gene encoding glycogen synthase GlgA codes for MKVLFAVSECVPFIKSGGLADVAGSLPKELAKQGTDVRVILPKYGSISDDLKKKMSKKCEFTVQVGWRNQYCGIEELEYQGILFYFVDNEYYFNREKLYGYYDDGERFAYFNRAVLDALQHIDYYPDVIHSHDWHTGMIPFLLRVEYRAKKGYEFIRTVFTIHNLQFQGIMPGSALGDLLGLDYSHFHPDKLEFFGNINFMKGGLVAADKITTVSPTYKDEIQTKYYGEKLHDLLKRRAYDLEGILNGIDDEFYNPEKDPFIKENYAVEKLQIKKENKMHLQKKFSLPVKEEVPLIAMVTRLTKQKGLDLVKCVFHELMQDDIQVLVLGTGDPEFEQFFREMEAGYPDKCKAYIGFDEGLAHEFYAGSDLFLMPSQFEPCGLGQMIAMRYGSIPIVRETGGLNDTVHSYNEDTGEGNGFSFSHFNAHDMLYTIRRAISFYGDSKIWEQIMKNAMGMDNSWAQSAFKYNQLYAGLVSRSESHVF; via the coding sequence GTGAAAGTATTGTTTGCTGTTTCTGAATGTGTTCCATTCATTAAATCCGGAGGTCTTGCTGACGTAGCTGGTTCTCTCCCGAAAGAACTTGCAAAGCAGGGGACTGACGTACGGGTTATCCTTCCTAAGTATGGTTCCATATCAGATGATTTAAAAAAGAAAATGTCTAAAAAGTGCGAGTTTACAGTTCAGGTAGGCTGGAGAAACCAGTATTGCGGAATTGAAGAACTTGAGTATCAGGGAATCCTATTCTATTTTGTTGATAATGAATACTACTTCAACCGTGAAAAATTATATGGGTATTATGATGATGGAGAGAGGTTTGCCTATTTTAACCGGGCCGTGCTGGATGCTCTTCAGCATATTGATTACTATCCAGATGTCATTCACAGCCATGATTGGCATACCGGGATGATTCCTTTTCTGCTGAGGGTTGAGTATCGTGCGAAAAAGGGGTATGAGTTCATTCGGACAGTCTTTACCATTCATAATCTTCAGTTTCAGGGAATCATGCCGGGGAGTGCTTTAGGGGATCTATTAGGGCTTGACTATAGCCACTTTCATCCAGATAAGCTTGAATTCTTCGGAAATATCAATTTTATGAAAGGCGGACTTGTCGCTGCTGATAAGATTACAACAGTCAGCCCTACCTATAAAGATGAAATTCAAACGAAATATTACGGAGAGAAACTGCATGATTTGCTGAAGCGCAGAGCTTATGATCTGGAAGGCATCTTAAATGGGATTGATGATGAGTTTTATAATCCTGAGAAGGATCCATTTATAAAAGAGAACTATGCCGTTGAAAAGCTTCAGATTAAAAAAGAGAATAAGATGCATCTTCAGAAAAAATTCAGCCTGCCGGTTAAGGAAGAGGTTCCTCTGATAGCCATGGTTACGAGGCTGACAAAACAAAAGGGCCTAGACCTGGTTAAATGTGTGTTCCATGAGCTTATGCAGGATGATATTCAAGTCCTTGTTTTGGGGACTGGGGATCCTGAGTTTGAGCAATTTTTCAGGGAGATGGAAGCGGGCTACCCCGATAAATGCAAAGCATATATTGGGTTTGATGAAGGGCTTGCACATGAGTTCTATGCAGGGTCCGATTTATTCTTAATGCCTTCACAATTTGAGCCATGCGGTTTAGGGCAGATGATTGCAATGAGATATGGATCAATTCCCATCGTCAGGGAAACAGGCGGATTAAATGATACTGTTCATTCTTATAATGAAGACACAGGAGAAGGCAACGGTTTTTCCTTCAGCCATTTTAATGCCCATGATATGCTGTACACTATTAGAAGAGCAATAAGCTTTTACGGTGACAGCAAAATATGGGAGCAAATTATGAAAAATGCAATGGGAATGGATAACAGCTGGGCGCAATCTGCTTTCAAATACAATCAGCTATATGCAGGCCTTGTTTCAAGGAGTGAAAGCCATGTTTTCTGA